In Spirosoma pollinicola, the genomic window ATTTCCTTTGCCGAAACGGGTATTCATGACTTCGGTACGTTAACGGAAGGCGATACAGTTGAGCATGTTTTCGCCTTTACCAATACGGGGGAATTTCCGCTGATTATTAACAATATAACTGCGTCGTGTGGGTGTACTACACCCGAATGGCCACGGGAGCCTGTATCTCCCGGTGCAAAATCGTCGGTTCGGGTACGGTTTAACAGCCGGGGTAAAATGGGTGAACAAAACAAAACCATCACCATCTTTGCCAATACAGAGCCGGCCATGACCGATCTGCAGTTTAAAGCCCTGGTGAAACCAAAGGCCGATACCACCAAAACATCCTAAAACCACTACTCTATGTCAATTTTATTACAAGCCGCAGGCTCCAACACCTCAATGATTTATAATGTACTCCTTTGGGTAGGCATTGCCGGGGTGTTTTATTTTTTCATCATTCGCCCGCAGCAGAAAAAGCAGAAAGATCAAAAGAGCTTTGTGGATAGCCTCAAAAAAGGAGACAGTGTCGTTACCATTGGTGGGCTACATGGCCGCATTGCCTCTGTTGACGCAACAACCGTAACACTCGAAGTGGATCGGGGCATTAAAATGACCTTTGAAAAAAGTTCTATCTCCCGCGAAGCCACCGGAAAACCGACTGACGCGGAGAAACTATAACGAGTGAACAGCGCCCAAAACGTCCGATCTTTTCAGCCTACCAAAGCCTTGCTTTGTTTGGGAGCAGCCGCGCTGTTCTGGTTTTTGAATGCGCTAAATAAACCGGGCTATACACTCAATGTCGAATACCCAATTCGATTTGTATATGACGACTCCTCGTTTGTAGCAACTTCACCCCTGCCACACGATGTGCGCGTGAATGTGTCGAGCGATGGCTGGGGACTGTTGCGCCATTCCTGGCTGCCTTTTCGAGTTGAACCGGTCGATTATATTGTGCAGGACCCGCTGCGGGCAACGGTTATTAATACATCATCGCTGGCAGCGGCTTTGGCAGAACAGGTTAAAAAACTTCATGTTAATTACGTAGTCGCCGACACACTCGAAATGAGTTTCGACCGGCGTATTACCAAAACGGTTCGTCTGCTGCCAGACAGTTTACATCTGAACATGGCCCCCCGTTTCATGGTGTCCAGCCTTATCAACATGACGCCCCGAACCATTCAGATAGATGGCCCGGCCAAACTGGTACGTGGCCTCCCCGACACGATATGGGTTAAGATTCCACGCAAACGGATCTCTGATAATTACGATGAGGAACTTCCGTTAAACCAACTGCGTCACCCCCTCCTGCGCACCAGTGCCGATCGTGTAGCGGTTAGCTTCGAAGTTGGCGAACTGTTATCACCTGCTCCCCAAAACAAAAGGTGAAAGAGCGAAAGGGTGAAAGAGTGACTCACCAGCGTATCACTCTTTCGCTCTTTCGCTCTTTCGCTCTTTCACCTTTTATGAAAACTCCCCTCCAGATTGGCGTAACAGGTGGTATTGGCTCGGGTAAGAGCGTCGTTTGTGCTGTGTTCAAGGCATTGGGCATTCCCATTTATGAAGCCGACGAACGGGCCAAATGGCTCACGGAACACGACCCTATTCTAAAAGCCGATATTCTGCGAGTGCTTGGGCCAAACGCTTACACAGAGCCGGGCCGCTATAACCGAGCCTGGGTGGCGTCGCAAGTATTTGCGGAACCTGCGCTTCTGGCTTCACTCAATGCCGTCATTCATCCTAGAGTACTTGCCGACACAGCGGCCTGGGTCATTGAACACGCCAACAAGCCTTATGTAGTGAAAGAAGCCGCTCTGATGAAGGCGGCAGGTTTGGGCAATTCGCTGGATAAAGTCATCGTCGTGCAGGCACCGGTTGCCTTACGCATCGAGCGCATTCGCAGACGCGACCCGCATCGCTCCGAAGCTGAAATACAAAACATTATTGACCGTCAGATCAGCGACGTCGAGCGTTTACAACTCGCTGATTACGTAATTGAAAACGACGAAAGCCAATTATTACTTCCACAGATTATTCGGCTACACGAGATTTTTTTGCAACAAACGGCTCATTAATTCTCCTTCTGCCGTAATTTGGCTTATTCCTTCATCAATAAGCCAAATCAATGAAACAACGCTTACTTCTGCTTACTGCCTGCGCCAGCAGCTTTCTACTGGGTGCATTCATAACCAACGACGACCCTCAAAAACCGTTGACCGCCGATATGGTAGAAGTAGCGGCAAAAGTATTTGGACTGGAATTTACTCTGGCCGAACGCGACTCAATGCTCGGCAATCTAAATAACGCCCGCACCAATTACGAGGCTTTACGCAAGATTGATTTACCCAATGATATTGCTCCTGCCCTGTATTTCAATCCCCTACCGGCTGGGTTTAACATGCCTACGGGGCCATCATCGTTTAAAGCGTCGGTTTTAGGAAAGGTAAGCTTGCCTGCCGATCGCAATGAACTGGCGTTCTATACTATAGGGCAGTTGGGCGAATTGATCCGGACAAAACAGATTTCATCCGTCGAACTAACAACCTTTTTTCTGAATCGGCTCAAAACCTACGACCCTAAACTTCATTGCGTCATTACGTTAACCGAGGAATTGGCTCTGAGTCAGGCCAAACGCGCCGATGCGGAATTGAAAGCGGGTAAATACCGAGGACCGCTTCATGGCATTCCCTATGGAGCCAAAGACTTACTGGCAAAAAAGGGCTACAAAACGACCTGGGGCGCCATGCCTTACAAAGACCAGACGCTCGACCTCGACGCTACGGTTATCCAACGACTCGAAAAAGCCGGGGCCGTATTATGCGGAAAAATGACGCTGGGTGCGCTGGCTATGGGCGATGTCTGGTTTGGCGGCATGACCCGAAATCCGTGGAGTACAACGGCCGGTTCCAGCGGCTCATCGGCCGGATCAGCTTCGAGTGTATCGGCGGGGTTATTGCCCTTTGCTATTGGCACTGAAACGCTGGGGTCCATCGTATCGCCGTCAACGGTTTGCGGCACTACGGGACTTAGGCCAACCTTCGGGCGCGTGAGTCGGCACGGCGCTATGGCATTGAGCTGGAGTATGGATAAGATTGGTCCAATCACGCGTAGTGTGGAAGATTGCGCGCTGGTTTTCAACGCTATTTACGGACCTGATGGTAATGACCCTACTGTTATGGCTGCTCCTTTTCGCTATGCTCCGTTGACAACCCTGAAAGGCATGCGCATTGGCTATGTCAAAAAAGCCTTTGAAAGCAATTACCCCAATCGGGCCAATGATTCACTTACCCTCCAGACCCTGCGCACACTGGGCGCGGAGCTGGTTCCGTTCGATTTACCAACGGGTGTTCCAGCGGGCCGGATTTCGTTTCTGCTGACGGTAGAAGCGGCTGCTTCATTCGATGAATTGACTCGTTCAGGCCGCGATGATTTGCTGGTTCGGCAGGGGAAAAACGCCTGGCCAAATTCCTTTCGTTCAGCGCGGTTTGTTCCGGCAGTCGAATATATTCAGGCAAACCGTGCCCGCACAAAACTAATCAACGAGATGGCCGCGCAGCTTAAAGCCGCTAAGATTGATGTGTATGTATCTCCGGCTTATGCAGGTGGAAACCTGACGCTTACCAATCTCACGGGACACCCGTGCGTGGTGCTGCCCAATGGATTTACAAAGCAAAATCTGCCCACCAGTATCACCTTTATGGGGCAATTGTTTGAAGAAGGGAAAGTATTGGCGGTTGCCAAAATGTATCAGGATGCTACCGAATGGAACAAAAAACACCCTACGCTTCAGTAAGGACGCCCCTACCAGGCAGTTCAAAGAAATTATTAACCACAGAGGCACAAAGGCCACAGAGGATTGAACCCTCTGTGGCCTTTGTGCCTCTGTGGTTAATAATTTCTTTGAACCACAACTACCACAACTTTTCCGGATAAGCCCCCCCATCATGTAGCTCCTTCAGAGCAGCCTGCACTACGGGCTTATCGTCGGGATAGGTAACGCCAAACCAGGCCGACTGACTGCGGAATACCTTACAGTGGCCCGTATCGGTCTGGATCAGGTTCGTCATGACGGTTGGAATATAAAATTCAGCCTTGGGCGAATTGATATTCGCAATCGCATAGCTCTCGAACTGGTGCTGTACTAACGGAAATACCGTTGGTTTAAAGCCCCAGAAATTCATCGAAACAGCCGTTTCAGGAGCCAGTGGCGTTAGACCGTCGGCTTCTTCAAAAACAATTTTCTTTTCATCTGTTCCATTCGCCTGCTCGTAAATTTTCGTGCGCTCAATCACCGAAATAAGATTGCCGTTTTCGGCAACTTCACAAACTCCTCTGGATACCGACCCATTTTCGGACAGCGTATTTTTGACTTCGTAACCAACCATGGCGTGAAGTTGATCGTCGGTGTCAGTTGTCAGGAAATCGTTGATGAGCTGGAACGCTTCCAGTCCGTAAAAGTCGTCGGCGTTGATGACGGCAAATGGCGTTTGCGTGTGGTCTTTTGCGCAAAGCATCGCATGACCAGTACCCCAGGGTTTAGTGCGTCGTACTTCACCTACCTCCGCCGGCACATACGAGTCGAGCGCCTGAATGGCATAATCTACCTCGATTTTTTCAGCTAGTTTCTGACCAAAAACCTCCTCAAAATCATGGCGGAGTTCTTCCCGGATGATAAAGACAACCTTCCCGAAACCAGCCCGGATGGCGTCGAAGAGCGAGTAATCTATGATGGTTTCGCCATTAGGGCCAAATTGATCAAGTTGTTTGATACCACCGTAGCGGCTGCCCATACCGGCCGCTAAAATTAAAAGGGTAGGTTGCATTTCAGTTATCACCGGAATACCGGTGCGTTAAACAGTTGTTAGTCTCCAATTACAACAAACGTTGCCCACTCAAAATTAAAAAAAGGGGGTGGGCTTTGCTATTTAAAGCAAATTTTAAGCAATCATGTTCATCCATACCCCTTTTAATAAAATTTAATCTAAACAACATACTATTTTATACAGTTGTCGTTATAATTGTATGCTAGACAACAGTTGTCTTAACAAATAATAAAGCAATGCCTTTCTATCATACACTCGGCCATATCCCACCCAAACGCCACACACAGTTTGCCAGGCCTGCAGGTGATACCGGCACAACGGCTAATGCTGGCGACGGGCCATTTTATTACGAGCAATTGTTTGGTACCATTGGTTTCGAGGGTATGTCTTCACTGACGTATCACGTTCACCGGCCAACAATGGTGCGCGAAGTATTGGAGAGTATTGATATGACTCCGAAACTGGCCGTTGCGAAGAATATGCTCTCCCGAAAATTGCTTGGTTTTGGGGTTGAACCCGCCGATGATTTTCTGGACAGCCGGGTGCCGCTGCTTGTAAATAACGACCTGATTTTCGGGCTGGCCGCTCCGCGTCAATCGCTCACGGCTTATTTCTACAAAAATGCCGATGCCGATGAGCTATTATTTGTGCATCGCGGCTCAGGCAAACTCAGGACGCTGTTTGGCACGATTCCTTTTCAGTATGGCGATTACCTGATTATTCCGCGCGGGGTAATCTATCAGATCGAGTTCGATTCGGCGGATAACAGGCTGTTGTATGTTGAATCGCATTCCCCCATTTATACACCCAAACGCTACCGAAATCAGTTTGGTCAACTGCTCGAACACTCGCCCTTTTGCGAGCGGGATATAGTGCGTCCGGGCAATCTGGAAACGCACGATGAAACCGGCGATTTTCTGATGAAAATCAAGAAACAGGGTGCCCTGCACTCGCTGGTTTATGCGTCGCACCCATTCGATGTGGTTGGCTGGGATGGCTATAATTTTCCATATAGTTTTTCGATTTTCAACTTCGAACCCATTACGGGCCGGGTACACCAGCCGCCACCGGTGCATCAGACATTCCAGACCGATTCGTTTGTGGTTTGTTCGTTTGTGCCGCGTCTGTACGATTACCACCCGCAGGCAATTCCGGCGCCTTATAACCACTCGAACATCGACTCCGACGAGGTCATTTATTATGTCGATGGTGATTTTATGAGCCGCAACGACATTGCCCCCGGCCACATTACGCTACACCCCGGCGGCATTCCGCACGGACCCGCACCGGGCGCTATGGAACGCAGTATTGGCAAGAAAGAAACGCAGGAATACGCCGTCATGGTCGATACCTTCCGACCGCTGATGGTTACGGAACAGGCCCTAAAGATTGACGACGGAAAATATTATAAATCATGGATCATGTAGCGTGGGCGGAAGCCCGTGCAGCCGAAGGCTAAAAATATAATCCTCTCCAATCAGCCCTCGGCTGCTCGGGCTTCCGCCCACGCTGCACACATTAACATCAACAAACATGGAAACACTCGAATTAACTCAACAAACTACTGTCGAAGACTTTCTGCCGCTCAACGGTACGGATTACATCGAATTATACGTTGGAAATGCCCGGCAATCGGCGCATTATTTCCAGACGGCTTTTGGGTTTCAACCTGTAGCACATGCGGGATTGTCGACGGGGTTGCGTGACCGGGAATCGTATGTGGTGCAGCAGGGAAAAATCCGGCTCGTGCTAACTTCACCTCTGTATGGAGACAGCGAAATAGGACGGCATATTGACCGGCACGGCGATGGCGTTCGGGTGGTAGCGTTGTGGGTAGATGATGCCACAAAGGCGTTTGAGGAGACCGTCCGCCGGGGGGCTACTGTCTATATGGAGCCAACCCGCGCACAGGACGAACACGGCTATATTGTCCATTCGGGTATTCATGCCTACGGCGACACGATCCACGTATTCGTGGAACGCAATGACTATACCGGCGTGTTTCTGCCGGGTTATCAACCCTGGACACCTGACTATCAGCCTACTGATGCCGGGTTAAACTACGTAGACCATATGGTTGGCAATGTGGGCTGGCATGAGATGAACCACTGGATGACTTTTTACCACGATGTAATGGGCTTTCAGCAACTGGTTTCGTTCGACGACAAAGACATTTCTACCGATTATACGGCCCTGATGAGCAAGGTCATGAGCAACGGCAACGGGCGCGTAAAATTCCCCATCAACGAACCCGCAGAAGGCAAAAAGAAATCGCAGATAGAAGAGTATCTGGATTTCTACGATGGTCCCGGCATTCAGCACATTGCCGTAGCGACCGACAATATTGTTGAAACGGTACTGGCTCTTCGGGATCGGGGTGTCGAATTTCTGACCGTACCAGAAACGTATTACGAACACCTTGCCGACCGTATCGGGCAGATCGACGAAGAGATAGAAACGCTTCGCCAGCTAGGCATTCTGGTTGATCGCGACGAGGAGGGGTATCTACTCCAGATTTTCACCAAACCTATTTGCCCCCGCCCGACGCTCTTTTTTGAGATCATCCAGCGCAAAGGGGCCCGTTCATTCGGGAAAGGTAATTTCAAAGCCTTATTCGAGGCCATCGAACGCGAACAGGCATTGCGGGGGACGTTGTAATAAGTATGAATGAGGGACTGATAGACTGAGTGAATAATAGGGCAACCGGTTCCTCCTTCATTCACCCATTCTATCATTCACTCATTCTCTCATTAATCATGCAGACATACACCAACTATACCCCCGACGATCAGGCCGTTTGGCGGTTGCTGTTCGAACGGCAAATAGCGCAGCTGCCCGGAAAAGCCAGTCAGGCTTACCTGAATGGTATTTCGGCAACGGGCTTCCGTGCCGACCGTATTCCTGATTTCGAACGGGATCTGAATCTACGGTTACAGAACCTAACGGGCTGGCGAGTGCAGGACGTAGAGGGGCTAATTCCGAATCGTGATTTTTTTGAACTGATGGCGAATCGAAACTTTCCGGCCACTACCTGGCTGCGTCGGCACGACCAGTTGGATTATTTGCCGGAGCCGGATATGTTTCATGACACCTTTGGGCATGTGCCTATGCTGTCGAATCAGGCTTTTTGCGATTTTCTGGCGTCGCTGAGTCAGATTGCGCTGCATCATATCGACAGTGAAGAAGCCATTGCTATGATTTCGCGGCTGTACTGGTACACCGTCGAGTTTGGCTTGATTCAGGAAGGAGATCAACTTCGGATCTATGGCGGGGGTATTTTATCGTCCGTTGGTGAAACGACTTACAGCCTGCTCAGCGACAAGCCGAAACGCATTCCGTATGACGTTGAGACGTTGCTTAAAACGCCATACATCATCGACCATTTTCAGGAACAATACTTCGTGATTGAGTCCTTCGACCAGCTTTATCAATCCGTTCAACAGATAGAGACAACGCTGGAAGGCTTGTTAGTAAGCTAGATTGGTTATTTTTGTCAGTTACACCATCTGATTCTGATTACTGACAATGACGCATCCATCCGATACGCGGGCTTATTTTTTTAAGATTGACACGACGATCAAGAAAATCCGAAATGCGCTGCAAAAGCAATTTACCGATGCGGGTTTTGAGCTGACCGTCGATCAGTGGGTAATCATTGATCACCTCTACCGCAATCCGGGTATTAGTCAGAATACGATTTCGGAGATGACGACCAAAGATGCGCCAACCGTTACGCGCATTATTGACCTGCTCAGTCAGAAAGGCTTAACAGAACGGCGTATGGCCGATACAGACCGGCGTAAATTCCTGGTCTATCTGACTGAAGCCGGTGAAGCAAAATATAGTGAAGTACTGCCGGTTGTCTCTGCCATGCGACGCAAAGGCTGGGGCGACCTAAGCGACGATGATTATCAGCACTTTGTGCACATCATGGACTCTATTTATAGCAATATAAGTGAGTGATGAGGAGGTATGTCTGGCTAGGTCTGGCGCGGGTATTTACCCGCGCCAGACATACAACTACTTCAGGGGCAGCGTCAACTCAACAGATTGCTGATTCCTCAAAACGGTTACCGCCAGTCTTCCTGTCCAGTTCACCTGCTGTTGAATAGCCATCAACCGGCCTATGTTCCGTACGTCTTCCTTGTTGGCGGCTCGAATTACATCTCCTTTTTTTAGTCCTGATGCGGCCAGCAAACTTCCTTTAGGGATGTCAACGACAATAATGCCCTGTTCGTCGGGAAGCCCGAACGCCGAGCGATCGCCCAGCCCGCGTACATTGCGAACAGATGCGCCCAGCCAAACCAGTTCGGTAATGGTTTCTTCCAGTTTTGCGTTCAGTAGTGTTGGTATTTTCGGCGTTTCAGCGATGAATCGTAAGGCTGGCCGTTGGACTCCAAACTGGTTCATAGCGAAGTTTTGAAACCCGATTTTTAACGCCGGGCTATCGTCCTTCACCCGATAATCTCCTTTGGCGGCATTGATAAAGTTTGCATCACCCGCCAGACTGTGCGTGTCCGTGCCGTTTTTCTGCGCTTGCGCCAGAGCGGTTAAATCCGGAAACAAGTTAGTGTCTACTTCTTTCCCCCACTCCGTAATGCCAATGGGCGTATAGGGCCGCATGAGAATATTCTTTCTAAACACATCGCCACTGTTTTTAAACCACACGTGCGGATGGAATGTATTGTTAATCAGGATATTGTTTTCGGCCACCCGATTGAACCCCTCCCGAAACTTGAGCCCGCCGTTCAGCA contains:
- a CDS encoding DUF1573 domain-containing protein, coding for MNVRNWLFIVAIAGIGYGQVSCDNRQQGQASKETVSAKMPRISFAETGIHDFGTLTEGDTVEHVFAFTNTGEFPLIINNITASCGCTTPEWPREPVSPGAKSSVRVRFNSRGKMGEQNKTITIFANTEPAMTDLQFKALVKPKADTTKTS
- the coaE gene encoding dephospho-CoA kinase (Dephospho-CoA kinase (CoaE) performs the final step in coenzyme A biosynthesis.), producing MKTPLQIGVTGGIGSGKSVVCAVFKALGIPIYEADERAKWLTEHDPILKADILRVLGPNAYTEPGRYNRAWVASQVFAEPALLASLNAVIHPRVLADTAAWVIEHANKPYVVKEAALMKAAGLGNSLDKVIVVQAPVALRIERIRRRDPHRSEAEIQNIIDRQISDVERLQLADYVIENDESQLLLPQIIRLHEIFLQQTAH
- a CDS encoding nucleotidyltransferase family protein, with protein sequence MQPTLLILAAGMGSRYGGIKQLDQFGPNGETIIDYSLFDAIRAGFGKVVFIIREELRHDFEEVFGQKLAEKIEVDYAIQALDSYVPAEVGEVRRTKPWGTGHAMLCAKDHTQTPFAVINADDFYGLEAFQLINDFLTTDTDDQLHAMVGYEVKNTLSENGSVSRGVCEVAENGNLISVIERTKIYEQANGTDEKKIVFEEADGLTPLAPETAVSMNFWGFKPTVFPLVQHQFESYAIANINSPKAEFYIPTVMTNLIQTDTGHCKVFRSQSAWFGVTYPDDKPVVQAALKELHDGGAYPEKLW
- a CDS encoding homogentisate 1,2-dioxygenase; translated protein: MPFYHTLGHIPPKRHTQFARPAGDTGTTANAGDGPFYYEQLFGTIGFEGMSSLTYHVHRPTMVREVLESIDMTPKLAVAKNMLSRKLLGFGVEPADDFLDSRVPLLVNNDLIFGLAAPRQSLTAYFYKNADADELLFVHRGSGKLRTLFGTIPFQYGDYLIIPRGVIYQIEFDSADNRLLYVESHSPIYTPKRYRNQFGQLLEHSPFCERDIVRPGNLETHDETGDFLMKIKKQGALHSLVYASHPFDVVGWDGYNFPYSFSIFNFEPITGRVHQPPPVHQTFQTDSFVVCSFVPRLYDYHPQAIPAPYNHSNIDSDEVIYYVDGDFMSRNDIAPGHITLHPGGIPHGPAPGAMERSIGKKETQEYAVMVDTFRPLMVTEQALKIDDGKYYKSWIM
- the phhA gene encoding phenylalanine 4-monooxygenase, which produces MQTYTNYTPDDQAVWRLLFERQIAQLPGKASQAYLNGISATGFRADRIPDFERDLNLRLQNLTGWRVQDVEGLIPNRDFFELMANRNFPATTWLRRHDQLDYLPEPDMFHDTFGHVPMLSNQAFCDFLASLSQIALHHIDSEEAIAMISRLYWYTVEFGLIQEGDQLRIYGGGILSSVGETTYSLLSDKPKRIPYDVETLLKTPYIIDHFQEQYFVIESFDQLYQSVQQIETTLEGLLVS
- the yajC gene encoding preprotein translocase subunit YajC, coding for MSILLQAAGSNTSMIYNVLLWVGIAGVFYFFIIRPQQKKQKDQKSFVDSLKKGDSVVTIGGLHGRIASVDATTVTLEVDRGIKMTFEKSSISREATGKPTDAEKL
- a CDS encoding amidase, which produces MKQRLLLLTACASSFLLGAFITNDDPQKPLTADMVEVAAKVFGLEFTLAERDSMLGNLNNARTNYEALRKIDLPNDIAPALYFNPLPAGFNMPTGPSSFKASVLGKVSLPADRNELAFYTIGQLGELIRTKQISSVELTTFFLNRLKTYDPKLHCVITLTEELALSQAKRADAELKAGKYRGPLHGIPYGAKDLLAKKGYKTTWGAMPYKDQTLDLDATVIQRLEKAGAVLCGKMTLGALAMGDVWFGGMTRNPWSTTAGSSGSSAGSASSVSAGLLPFAIGTETLGSIVSPSTVCGTTGLRPTFGRVSRHGAMALSWSMDKIGPITRSVEDCALVFNAIYGPDGNDPTVMAAPFRYAPLTTLKGMRIGYVKKAFESNYPNRANDSLTLQTLRTLGAELVPFDLPTGVPAGRISFLLTVEAAASFDELTRSGRDDLLVRQGKNAWPNSFRSARFVPAVEYIQANRARTKLINEMAAQLKAAKIDVYVSPAYAGGNLTLTNLTGHPCVVLPNGFTKQNLPTSITFMGQLFEEGKVLAVAKMYQDATEWNKKHPTLQ
- a CDS encoding MarR family winged helix-turn-helix transcriptional regulator; the encoded protein is MTHPSDTRAYFFKIDTTIKKIRNALQKQFTDAGFELTVDQWVIIDHLYRNPGISQNTISEMTTKDAPTVTRIIDLLSQKGLTERRMADTDRRKFLVYLTEAGEAKYSEVLPVVSAMRRKGWGDLSDDDYQHFVHIMDSIYSNISE
- the hppD gene encoding 4-hydroxyphenylpyruvate dioxygenase — encoded protein: METLELTQQTTVEDFLPLNGTDYIELYVGNARQSAHYFQTAFGFQPVAHAGLSTGLRDRESYVVQQGKIRLVLTSPLYGDSEIGRHIDRHGDGVRVVALWVDDATKAFEETVRRGATVYMEPTRAQDEHGYIVHSGIHAYGDTIHVFVERNDYTGVFLPGYQPWTPDYQPTDAGLNYVDHMVGNVGWHEMNHWMTFYHDVMGFQQLVSFDDKDISTDYTALMSKVMSNGNGRVKFPINEPAEGKKKSQIEEYLDFYDGPGIQHIAVATDNIVETVLALRDRGVEFLTVPETYYEHLADRIGQIDEEIETLRQLGILVDRDEEGYLLQIFTKPICPRPTLFFEIIQRKGARSFGKGNFKALFEAIEREQALRGTL